The window ATGTTATGTTCCAGCAAAACAAGGATATAGATTTGAAAAATTGATAATAAAGTATTACCTTCGTTTCAACAGAAAATAAATGGTTGGTGAAGAGATACATATGTACAAAAAGTCTGCACAAATAGATATGTTCTTCTTGCGAACCAGCCTAGCCAATTAATTACAATTAGTTCTTCAAGTTTGATTTATTATTAGTTGATTACTTGCTTATGTGCGGTGAATAAATGAGTAAGCCGTTTTTGTTGATAAAAATGTAGGCAGCAGACCTTTTTTGTTCCTTTTTTTGTTGAAGTAAAGGATACTTAGCCTTTTCTCAATATCTTAATTCTAAAACAGGTCTGATGCAATTTTGGAACTGAATGGTTATTCGGTCTGACTTGTTCATGTAGTTCATGGCACTATGTCGGCAAGCTACATCTTGTGAAGATTTGGCTACCGCATTATATGGTGGTGTTTCACTTCCCTCAGTCAAGGTTTTAGTTAAAGTTTGAATTGAACATTATCCTCCAATACAGAGTGTGTTAGTTGTCTCCTCGCAAAAAAAAGTGTGTTGATTGTCATAACCTTATTGTCCTAACCTTCACGTTATGGAAACATTGCAGGATTCTCTGGAGTATTGACAATTGCAGGCTTCATCAATCAGAACATGTGTAGAGGTGCCATCCATTGATGTTTCCTTGGAGTACTGATAATTTAACTTGTTTCATGAGATAAACTTCCTTTCTCGTACGCTCCTTCTCTATATAACTGGGTTCAAATACACAATGAGGTATATACAGTATTAAGTTACTTATTtctctattttttttgtttggtgctTGCCATGCCATAGAAATTGCGCACCTGAACCTACCCTTTTTTATACCATTTTTGCAATATCCATCGAAAGAACATATACGATTTACTGATTCTGTATATCATGTCCGATTAGTGTTTTCATGGTTTGCTTTCTCCTTCAAATAAATTTATCATGCCCGATTAGTTTATGCTTAGATAATCCCTTTAGGTGTGTAAGTTTTACACAATCATACGACCTTTAGAATTCCAAAATCTTCAGACCTTTTCTTCTTAGTTTCGCTTGTGGTGGTGATGCTTAATTTAAGTAACATGATTGGTTGTATGGAAATAGGGGATTTACTTCTGATGATGTGGGTAGTAGTGGTCGCCCTTGTTTTAAGTAACATGATTGGTTGTATGGAAATAGGTGATTTACTTCTGATGATGTGTGTAGTAGTGGTCTTCTCTGCACTCTTCTGTTTCATAAATTTTCCCCTTGGACACCCACCTATCTGAAATATGTGTCTTACCAATTTGATGTTGGTTCATGTGCAGGTTCAGAGAGTAGCACACTCCCTCACGGCTGGACAAGGCAGAGATGTGTCGAGGATCCGCACACACTTCATCGTCATCTTCTCCGCCTCAACTTCCTTGACAACACCTGGCCTCAAGCTCCATCCATAGCAGATTGCCCCCAAGTATCTAAGCCCCATTACCCTTCTTCCTTCCTATTATTTATCACATGTATCCATGCCCAGGCTAATGCACACCAGCAGCCTTGTAAAATGTCTGGATGATCTTTGTTTTGTAGAATGTGTGCTGCTATAATTAGGCCATGTGAAATTATAGGTATACTTTCTTGAGCTGCTGCAGATCCTTTTAACAGCGAAGATATTTACGGCAGCCTACTCCATGTAGATTTTACAGCGAAAAACTGAAGAACTTGTGATGGCCACAAAGAGACTGAAATATTTGCACGAAGCGAAGACATCCACCCGGTATACATATGGTCAGAAGCTAAGGGTTACTTCTTTTCAGCCGCTATTGAGATATTTATGTGCTCATAGATCACAACTCATGAAGTTACTGCCTTTTGGTTTTGATTTATAATTATTAAATTGGACAATCTTTTGGTGGATACAATAGCCTGTTGTATTTTCGTACTAGACCTTGATGTAAACTATTGTAGACGAAATTGAAGTTTCTGCAAGGGCATATCACTATGAATGACAATTAGGAAAGTAAGCCTGGGGATACAGATCTTATGTTTCTACTAATTTTTTGTCTCGCTTGATATGTGCACGTTGTTTTAGTTATCAGAAATGTAACCTGGGCATGTGAAAATAAGCTAGCATCCTTTTGGAAGTTTTTTTAACAACAGGGGGGCTTCGAGGTGGTTTGATTTTTTAACCAATTAATAAGAACTTCTGCGTAACCTTGGGTTAATTACTGACCTCTTTCCTTCCCTCCTTCCCCATCATCAGTAATTTAGTACAATGTATATGCAAATGATTGATGCAATCTCAATCTTCTTGTGCAATGCATGCAGGATGACCCTTGTCCTGGACCCTCGGGCTGTGGTAAAAGAACCCTTTTGCTGGCATTTTCTCTCAAGGTATCCCCGTCGGTCGGCAGCTTCTTCTGTTAATTCTATTTTTGTGTGTGTTGCCACCTATTATTTTCTTTGCCACTTATGAGCTCTACGTATGTAGATCTGAAATTGCACGCAGAGAACATTCTGTGTTGCTTATTTCACTACATTCTTCGCTCACAAAAATACTATTACCACTGAGGCTCTATGTATGTTGATGTCTCACAAATTGAGTTCGATTATATCTGCCTTATGCTACAATTTTCTTTTGCATTATTCATTTTCGTGTTATTCAGTTATGAGCTTCCATGGTGATGACCTCTCATTCAATATTCAGTCTTCTCATTCTTCATTCATCAGTCATCAATTTTCAGTCTTCAGTCTCCATGTTTTATTATTCAGTAGTGTTTTTAGTCATCAGCCTCCATGTATTCTCTACTTTCAGCCTTGTTAGCATAGCCCTTGAGCAAACCAACGCTCTGATTGATTCTGATTGTACTTTATGCATCTTGCTCAAGTACTATCTTCACCGGTGGTTGTTTTCTTAAAAATTGTGACTCCCTTGCTCATACTCCATTCAGGCACTATTGACCATTCTGGGCTCCTCGCAAATATTGAAAGCAAAAGAAGAGTCACTAAGGGCCTGTTCGGCAGCTCCCCAACTCCCATAAATCCTGAAATCCAGCTTCTATTTTGGATCGCCAGCTTCCGACGCGAGCGCTAGCGCTGAGAAATTCGTTCGGTGTCTCAGCTCCAGGTTTCGGTCGCCACACATGGGCTGCTAGCCATATTCACTGGAATTCGGCCTTGTTGGGTATTGAGAAGAGGCTGAAGTGAGCCCAAGAAGGACGCTGGGGGGAAAGTCACGTGATGCCTGGCTCCTAGGGGCTGGAAAGTTGGCTAAAAGGCCTAATTTGGACCGAGTGGAGGGCATTTTTCAGCCCAGATCGCTGGGAGACAGCGTTTTCTCCCTTTTCTGTATGTTCCTTCACTAACAAAGAGCAATTTTGGTCCAGTTTGCTATGCTTTCAAGCCTGCAAATTATGACTAATGCATCTTGAAATGTTTATTTTGACTGAAAATATAATGTTGGCAACTCATATTTTAAGGATCAACACAGTGCACGCATATTTCATTCAACAAAAGCATAATATTTGCATAAGTTCGGCAAATCAAAAGTGGTACATATTCCTAAAGTAATCTTCACCAAAGTGGTACATATTCCTAAAGTAATCTTCACCAACCTAGAGCAATGTCAGTAGCAAGTTGGTTCCTAAACAGATCCATGTCAACACCATTTTCCTCCGAAGTTGACGTATCCGATGCATTTGTAGGAACAACAAACTTCTTATACCGTTCTGGAATTGTTGGCACATAATCCGGATCCCTATCACATCGAACAAAGTGGAGATCTGACTTGTCATGGAAGCGAACATAATTGTGCAGTGCCATGGTAGCAGCCACTATCATCTTCTGGGTTTCAATTGAGTAGCTTGGCATCTTCAAAAGAATTTGCCATTTCATCTTCCAAACTCCAAAGGCCCTCTCTATGCAATTGCGTTTGGACGAGTGGATCCTGTTGAACTTCTCCTTAGGAGTATTCGGTGGTGCACCTCTTTGAAAGTCAGGGACATGATACCTTTCTcctttgtagggcgcaagatatccAATTCGGTTAGGGTAGCCAGCATCTACAAGATAGTACTTGCCTACAAAATAGAGAGTTGGCCCGAGGTGGCCGGGTCGCCGGACGagttggccggcggcggcgggatggcCTCGTCCGTCGCTGGCGGCTAGGGTTGACGAGCGGGTGAGGACGGAGGAGATTGGGGATCGGGCTAATAGGCTTTCTACCGAAGAGGTAAGCAACTTCGCGGGGGCAGCTTTGTGTAAATACCCCGAACTCCAGTTTTCTCAATTCCTGGGATCAGCAAAGCTGTGGCTCCGCGTTTTTGTGCATGGACGACAGGCAGATCCTAGAAGCTAGCTTCCTGGAGCCACACCGTTCGGGCCAGCTCCGCTCGCAGATTCGCTGAATCTGGGAGCTAGCGAGCTGCCGAACAGGCCCTAAGTCGAAAAGATATTATggacatgataaataaatggattgTTGCTTGTGATGAAGAGGCTTTGCTTGAAGAATATAACCAGGTAGTTTTAGGTTATTTGCTTTTGGGATTACAATGCTCAAATATTGAGCATAACATATGCACTTATTGCACTGATTAACCTGCCTGCGTGCATTTTTCTAGATAATTCTGTGGTTCCCTAAATATAAATAATGACACCAAGGCTATTTTGCAGGACTCGAAGAGGTATAGTTCTGGAAGGGATGCTCATGTAAACCTTAAAAGAGCAGAAAAGGCATGGATTTTGGTCACTAAAATTCCAAGTAGGTTTTAGTTCCAATGCTGGAGAACTATTCATGTATTTCAGTTGCAAGACCCATATTTTTTCCAGCTATGGTGGGCAACCTAATAAACCGTACCATTTCTTGGGAAAATGCAAGAAATAAGCCATTCCTATATGATGGGGTATGTCTACAATCTGATCGGCAGTGTAACCATTTATCTGTTGTTTCTTCAATTAATTGACTCATATATATGTTTAGCGATACACCGGTTCAGAATATTCATATATAATCTTTTCTTAGTCATTTGCAATTTTGCACAACTGTCATTCTCAAGTAGTCTGTGTCTATCAGGATTCATCTATGAAGCCTGAGAAGTAGTCTATTTCTATCATGTGGCAGAAGAATCAAGCGTGATAATAGGGAGAAGGGTAACACTCTTCTCTCGATGACCACAAGGTTCATGCTTTTTGTTGATTGATTTTGCTGAATCAAAATGATACTTCTCTTATATATTTTGAAAGAAATGTTTTCCTAAATTTCGATTATTAAAAGGGTCCCGAGTATtgccaattttttttttcaaataactatgAGTTTGAAATTGGATCTTTGTTGTCTGGTACCTTTGCTCTTGTGCTAACTAAAGTGCTCTTCTGGTTGATGTTATCACCTATGTATAAGGTTAATAATTATGAGGTAGAGGGTTGTGCTGCCAGTACAACACTGCCCCACTTTTCCTATTCGCTGCCTCTTAAGGGCATCATCATCAGCCTTCCTTATCGCCTACATAAAGCTCATGTAGCTTTGGCTTTATTTTGCTTTTATGTTTTATCCTAAATATAATGAAATCGTCTCACCCACTTATGATGTATGGCTGAATCATACTCCATGTAATGGATCTGAACTTCTATAACATAATAATTGTATGTCTGCGTATGACCGTATATATATTTGTAGGCTACTCGATAATGTAATTAGTTCACTTGGTTATAACCACATAACTCTCGGTTCTAATTGAGctcttgaactatttgttgttatgCATAAGCAAATTGTTCAGTTTGTTAAAATTGTGTTATAATTCTCTTTTTATTATTGTACTAGTCTTTTTCTGTACCAATTTGTGACATTACAATGCTCCTCATTTTTGCCGTGCCATAAAACAATAAAGAACTTGTCAATGGACAACCTATAGTCTACAATTACAATTCTTTATGCACTTTGGAGCTATTGGATGTCCGAGTATGTCACAAAGCAATATTATCGATGCAAATATTCACAGGCATAGGGTCGGCAGGTGCCGAATTCTCATGTTGTTGCAATTCTGAAATATGGATGGTTCGCTTGATTGCTTCCGAGGTGAACTAAATTCTCTATTGTTTCAGCCTTAAGAGTAGATCCAGTTCCTCTCATGTCTGAATGAGCCGAAGGATAATTTCCTTCATGTTGAAGTACCGATGCATTTGCTTTGCAGAAAAAAAATTAGACACCGTGGTTGAAGGCCCAGTGTATGAATACTTCATTTTGAACCATTTGCATTGCCAAACTGCATGTCTCATTTTCTTTTGTGTATGTTAGCAGTATATATTTTTAGCTTGCACATGGTCAACCTTGAATGTCCACTGTTTCACAAGTTTACCATAGGCATAGGGTAAGTGttgattgacaagttcacaaataaACTAGCAATAACTGGCATGAGGCAGAATTGTCCTGGACATATCCAGAATTCCAGAATTTTACTTCAACCTCGAATGATTTTCTTATATCTCCTTTTCTTTCATGTATATGTGCAGTCTACATAGATCTTATTATTTCACATGTTCTTAAGATGAAGACACATCTAGGGAAAGGTTTTGATGTAATGAAGTACATTTATTTGTGATAGTTCTCCCAACCTGATAAAATCAGAATATTTGtccttgcttttttacttttcacaTTGTTATGTTTCACGTTGTTGTCCAAAGGGATGTGCCTTATTGTCCAAATTTTCTTATATATCCTTGTATCCATCACTTCTCACTAAGATCCGTAAATGTGATTGATGAACAAGGTTAGAGAAAAATTAGCTTGACATTCTCGAGTTGTTGAACCAAGGAATTTATGCTATGAACAAGTTTTAAAAATAGTGCTGGTGAAAAGTGTTGTTCTAGAAATAGCTTTATGCCATTTTTTAGCTTTTACTAATTTTTTATTATGTTAGCTTTTATTAAACTTTGTCTTAGTTGACTCCGTGTTCTTTGTATGCTTAGGTTAGAATCCCAACAAAGGTGCTTCTGGATGATATGATGTGGCAACTCCAGTTTCTAAATGTAGTTTACTCAACCCGCAAAGAAAGAACGGTTGGCCTCGACGCAACAGTTGAGTTCTATTCACTTGGTCACAAGCATCACTCGGGTTTAGATATGAGCTCAATGACATGGAAGACATAAACTACGACAAGGCACAACTAGCTCAACAAAAATGCCAGACCCTAGAGCATCAACAAAAAGAAAAGGACAGAATAATCAACTATTTTAGCAATAGTTGTGCAATAGCCTCATTGGAGATCGCATGGCAGCAAAGGAACTTTACCGCATAGATACAAACTTCATAGCTGGCTCAACATCGAAAGATAACAATCTCAATCATGTTTTATCACAGGTAAAATATGTTGCTGGCCGTCTTAGCTGTACAACAACAGTCTGAATATGATCTCTAGCAAACAAACCACTATTATTGGAGATTGACGGTGACATCGAAGGAATTTCTGATCTATATGTCTACCATGAAGAATAGCAGCTATGAATGATCTATCTGTCTACCATAAAGAATAGCAGCTATGAAGAGTCCTCAGAGAATCGTTCTAAATGTCCAGCGATAGATCTATCTATCGTATCTCTGCCTATCCGCATGCCTTGCGCATAACATTGTAAATGATCGTTCGTCAGCTTCTTtggaaacatgtatcatcatgaacCATGTATCTATCATCAATCCATACTTATTTTTATATGTTTCATTCTGCTTCTACATATTTAAATGCACACTCTTTTAATACTTGGCTTACACTCGGCCTTTGCGCCAtcggcgcaacgggtcatctagtaataaaaactatcataggaagagaattggatgttatgattaatttaatacttgataattgttttgagatatggaggtagtgatattaaagtcatgatagttgggtgattatgaatttaaagaatgcttgtattgaagttagcaagtcccgtagcatgcacgtatggttaaagttgtgtaacaaatttgaaacatgaagtgtatatGGCTTGtgcatgcttgtgttgaagttagcaagtcccgtagcatgcacgtatggttaaagttgtgtaacaaatttgaaacatgaagtgtacctggcttgtgcatccttatgagtggcggtcggggacgagcgatggtcctttcctaccaatctatccccctaggagcatgcgcatagtacttatttttgttgacttctaaatttttccaataagtatatgagtttttttgactaatgttgagtccatggattatacgcacttttacctttccaccattgctatcctcttgggtaccatgcattgtcctttctcactttgagagttagtgcaaacttcaccggtgcatccaaatcccatgatacgatacgctctatcacacataaacctccttatatcttcctcaaaacagccattatacctacctattatggcatttctatagccattctgagatatattgccatgcaacttttcaccgttccgttcatcatgacatactttacttttgtcatattgccattgcatgatcatgtagttgacatcatatttatggCAGAGCCACCATGCAttacttttcatacatgtcactcttgattcattgcaccatcccggtagaccgtcggaggcattcatatagagtcatgtcttgtcctagtttcgagttgtaattcttatgttgtaatcaatagaagtgtgatgatcatcattattagaacattgcccaaaaaaaggaagaaaagccaaaagaaaaaaagaagaaaggcctaaaaaaggaaaaaaagggcaatgttactatctctttttctacacttgtgcttcaaagtagcaccttgttcttcaggtagtgagtctcatatatgtgctttaaagtagcaccatgtttttcatatagtgagtctcataagttgtctttttcatactagtgggaattttttattatagaacttgacttgtatattcttacgatgggcttcctcaaatgccctaggtcttcgtgagcaagcaaattggatgcacacccactagtttttttttgttgagcattcatttatagctctactgcatccgttgcatggcaatccctactcctcatgttgacatcaattgatgggcatctccatagcccattgattatcctcgtcaatgtgagactttctcctttttttgtcttctccacacaatccccatcatcatattctattccacccatagtgctatatccatgtctcacgctcatgtattgcgttaaggttgaaaaagtttgagattatttaagtatgaaacaattgcttggcttgtcatcgggggtatagaagttgggaacatctttgtgtgaagaaaatgaagcatagcctaactatatgatttttgtggGATGGACTTTCTtttgtcatgttattttgagaagacatgattactttgatttgtatgcttgaagtgttactatttcttttatcaatatgaacttttattttgaatcatttggatctgaatattcatgccacaataaagaaaattacattatgaattatgctaggtagcattccacatcaaaaattctctttttatcatttacctactcgaggacgagcagggattaagcttggggatgcttgatatgtctccaacgtatctataatgtttgattgttccatgctattatattaccccttttggatgtttatgggctttattttacacatttatatcatttttgggactaacctactaaccggaggcccagcccatattgctgtttttttgcctatttcagtacttcgaagaaaaggaatatcaaacggagtccaaacggaatgaaaccttcgggagcgtgatttttggaacgaacgtgatccagaggacttagagcGCAAgtgaagaagcagccgaggctcccacgagataggagggcgcccccctatagggcacgcccccttgtctcgtgggcccctcgggcggccaccgacgtacttcttcctcctatatatacctacgtaccccgaaaacatccaggagcaggacgaaacacaatttccacctccgtaaccttctgtatccgcgagatctcatcttggagccttcgtcggcactctgccggagggggaatcgaccatggaggtgaaggaaatatgccctagaggcaataataaagttattatttattgccttatttcatgataaatgtttattattcatgctagaattgtattaaccggaaacataatacatgtgtgaatacatagacaaacatagtgtcactagtatgcctctacttgactagctcgtttatcaaagatggttatgtttactagccatggacaaaagagttgtcatttgattaacgggatcacatcattaggagaatgatgtgattgacttgacccattctgttagcctagcacttgatcgtttagtatgttgctattgctttcttcatgacttatacaaagttcctaaaaactatgagattatgcaactcccgtttaccggaggaacactttgtgtgctaccaaacgtcacaacgtaactgggtgattataaaggtgctctacaggtgtctccaaaggtacatgttgagttggcataattcgagattaggttttgtcactccgattgtcggagaggtttctctgggccctctcggtaatacacatcacttaagccttgcaagcattgtaactaatgagttagttacggaatgatgtattacggaacgagtaaagagacttgccggtaacgagattgaactaggtattggataccgacgatcgaatctcgggcaagtaacataccgatgataaagggaacaatgtatgttgttatgcggtttgaccgataaaggtcttcgtagaatatgtaggagccaatatgggcatccaggtcccactattggttattgaccgagaatagttctaggtcatgtctacatagttctcgaacccgtagggtccgcacgcttaacgttacgatgacagttttattatgagtttataagttttgatgtaccgaagttt is drawn from Triticum dicoccoides isolate Atlit2015 ecotype Zavitan chromosome 6B, WEW_v2.0, whole genome shotgun sequence and contains these coding sequences:
- the LOC119323880 gene encoding uncharacterized protein LOC119323880, which encodes MALCRQATSCEDLATALYGFSGVLTIAGFINQNMCRGSESSTLPHGWTRQRCVEDPHTLHRHLLRLNFLDNTWPQAPSIADCPQILQRKTEELVMATKRLKYLHEAKTSTRMTLVLDPRAVVKEPFCWHFLSRTRRGIVLEGMLM